The following proteins come from a genomic window of Malus sylvestris chromosome 4, drMalSylv7.2, whole genome shotgun sequence:
- the LOC126619763 gene encoding uncharacterized protein LOC126619763 isoform X2, which produces MSSGTLACSVKEGVKLYVNNIRASHVETMRHKAIESALADALSQGISAKDAAKQAQKAGAKAAKLATRQAKRIIGPIISSGWDFSEAMYYGGAITEGSVRGTGTMFGTYAGGFLGEQRLGRFGYLVGSQLGSWVGGRIGLMVYDVINAANYILQFGIPEQSEARETSAYEAPANENPEAEAYESSTYENSETYEHSELR; this is translated from the coding sequence ATGAGTTCCGGAACACTAGCTTGTTCTGTCAAAGAGGGAGTGAAGCTCTATGTTAACAACATCAGAGCTTCTCATGTTGAGACGATGAGGCATAAAGCAATTGAAAGTGCATTGGCTGATGCATTGTCGCAGGGGATATCGGCTAAAGATGCAGCCAAACAAGCACAGAAGGCAGGAGCAAAGGCAGCGAAACTGGCAACACGGCAAGCCAAGCGGATAATAGGTCCTATCATCTCTTCTGGATGGGACTTCTCTGAAGCTATGTACTACGGTGGTGCAATAACAGAAGGGAGTGTCAGGGGCACCGGAACCATGTTTGGCACCTATGCTGGAGGGTTTCTAGGAGAGCAACGGCTTGGGAGATTTGGTTACCTTGTGGGAAGTCAATTGGGCAGTTGGGTCGGAGGTAGAATTGGATTGATGGTCTATGATGTGATTAACGCGGCGAATTACATACTCCAATTTGGTATACCCGAACAAAGTGAAGCTCGTGAAACTTCCGCTTACGAAGCCCCCGCAAATGAGAACCCTGAAGCTGAAGCCTATGAATCTTCCACCTATGAGAACTCCGAAACATATGAACATTCTGAACTGAGGTGA
- the LOC126619763 gene encoding uncharacterized protein LOC126619763 isoform X1: MDFQKKRIQLLLFIVGIIVLSITAEKCRQLVGEESSSQSRKFTFLNCFDMSSGTLACSVKEGVKLYVNNIRASHVETMRHKAIESALADALSQGISAKDAAKQAQKAGAKAAKLATRQAKRIIGPIISSGWDFSEAMYYGGAITEGSVRGTGTMFGTYAGGFLGEQRLGRFGYLVGSQLGSWVGGRIGLMVYDVINAANYILQFGIPEQSEARETSAYEAPANENPEAEAYESSTYENSETYEHSELR; encoded by the exons ATGGATTTCCAGAAGAAGAGAATCCAATTACTGCTCTTCATTGTTGGCATCATCGTCCTCAGTATCACAG CTGAAAAATGTCGGCAACTGGTTGGGGAAGAGAGTTCATCTCAGAGTAGGAAGTTTACATTCTTGAACTGCTTTGACATGAGTTCCGGAACACTAGCTTGTTCTGTCAAAGAGGGAGTGAAGCTCTATGTTAACAACATCAGAGCTTCTCATGTTGAGACGATGAGGCATAAAGCAATTGAAAGTGCATTGGCTGATGCATTGTCGCAGGGGATATCGGCTAAAGATGCAGCCAAACAAGCACAGAAGGCAGGAGCAAAGGCAGCGAAACTGGCAACACGGCAAGCCAAGCGGATAATAGGTCCTATCATCTCTTCTGGATGGGACTTCTCTGAAGCTATGTACTACGGTGGTGCAATAACAGAAGGGAGTGTCAGGGGCACCGGAACCATGTTTGGCACCTATGCTGGAGGGTTTCTAGGAGAGCAACGGCTTGGGAGATTTGGTTACCTTGTGGGAAGTCAATTGGGCAGTTGGGTCGGAGGTAGAATTGGATTGATGGTCTATGATGTGATTAACGCGGCGAATTACATACTCCAATTTGGTATACCCGAACAAAGTGAAGCTCGTGAAACTTCCGCTTACGAAGCCCCCGCAAATGAGAACCCTGAAGCTGAAGCCTATGAATCTTCCACCTATGAGAACTCCGAAACATATGAACATTCTGAACTGAGGTGA
- the LOC126618287 gene encoding indole-3-glycerol phosphate synthase, chloroplastic-like: MGGGYVQYHNEVAASRGIRIRRRPPTGPLQHYVGPFEFQLQNEGNTPRNILEEIIRHKDTHVAQLKQRQSLCSLKKDLDNAPPVRDFVGALRAAHSRTGLSGSLFNELVQIMKDVYRGRLAKKCEPSALVRLIFMSRQQTNNVLNGIQME, translated from the exons ATGGGAGGTGGGTATGTCCAGTACCACAATGAGGTGGCTGCGAGTCGGGGAATTAGAATCAGGAGGAGGCCTCCCACAGGACCCCTTCAGCACTATGTGGGACCTTTCGAGTTCCAGTTGCAGAACGAGGGCAACACTCCACGGAATATTCTGGAGGAAATCATACGGCACAAGGACACTCATGTTGCTCAG TTGAAGCAGAGGCAATCTCTGTGTTCATTGAAGAAAGATCTTGACAATGCTCCTCCGGTGAGGGATTTTGTTGGAGCTCTGAGGGCAGCGCATTCACGAACTGGTCTGAGTGGGAGTTTGTTCAATGAACTG gttcaaataaTGAAAGATGTTTATAGGGGAAGGCTTGCAAAAAAATGTGAGCCCTCCGCCCTGGTTAGATTGATTTTTATGTCACGTCAGCAAACTAACAATGTTTTGAACGGAATTCAAATGGAATGA
- the LOC126619485 gene encoding lon protease homolog 1, mitochondrial-like isoform X1, with the protein MLKLLSSSSSCLQGRVHNLGPNLVLPTGPTEPASPFLRVIGSLTGLTRPNSVGRAFFCSDGKDGSGQVAEIEVKKAEAEAESKSSSAIVPTNPRPEDYLTVLALPLPHRPLFPGFYMPIYVKDPKLLAALQESKKRQAPYAGAFLLKDEPGTDPSVVSGSETEKNITDLKGKELFNRLHEVGTLAQISSIQGDHVVLIGHRRLRITEMVEEDPLTVKVDHLKDKPYNKDDDVIKATSFEVISTLRDVLKTSSLWRDHVQTYNQHIGDFNFPRLADFGAAISGANKLQCQEVLEELDVYKRLKLTLELVKKEIEISKIQESIAKAIEEKISGEQRRYLLNEQLKAIKKELGLEADDKTALSAKFRERLEPNREKCPPHVLQVIEEELTKLQLLEASSSEFNVTRNYLDWLTSIPWGNYSDENFDVLRAQKILDEDHYGLNDVKERILEFIAVGKLRGMSQGKIICLSGPPGVGKTSIGRSIARALNRNFYRFSVGGLSDVAEIKGHRRTYIGAMPGKMVQCLKNVGTANPLVLIDEIDKLGRGHAGDPASALLELLDPEQNANFLDHYLDVPIDLSKLLFVCTANVVENIPNPLLDRMEVISIAGYITDEKMHIARDYLEKTTREACGIEPQQVEVTTAALLALIENYCREAGVRNLQKHIEKIYRKIALQLVRQGASDEPAVADQIQSPTSQIDLPVEPAVLEAQVVETDEAKVEDSDKVDQNVVASNDQTATESLEKDLPAEPVVGEVEVPETDEPMDSKDTEETEKIQESKEAKTVEKILVDEPNLSDFVGKPVFHAERLYDQTPVGVVMGLAWTAMGGSTLYIETTQVEEAEGKGGLHVTGQLGEVMKESTQIAHTVARAILIGKDPGNAFFADSKLHLHVPAGATPKDGPSAGCTMITSMLSIAMKKPVRKDLAMTGEVTLTGKILPIGGVKEKTIAARRGGVKTIIFPAANRRDFDELAPNVKEGLDVHFVEDYNQIFDLAFGDDQNKEK; encoded by the exons ATGCTGAAGCTTctgtcttcctcctcctcatgcCTCCAGGGCCGAGTCCACAACCTGGGCCCTAATTTGGTTCTCCCCACCGGTCCCACCGAGCCCGCTTCGCCGTTTCTCCGAGTTATTGGCTCACTCACCGGGTTGACTCGGCCCAATTCGGTTGGCCGAGCCTTTTTTTGCTCGGACGGGAAAGATGGGTCTGGCCAGGTGGCGGAAATTGAGGTCAAGAAAGCCGAGGCGGAGGCCGAGTCGAAATCTTCATCGGCAATTGTGCCCACGAATCCTCGACCCGAAGATTACCTAACG GTTTTAGCGTTGCCATTGCCGCATCGACCGCTCTTTCCTGGGTTCTACATGCCAATTTATGTGAAG GATCCTAAGTTGTTGGCAGCTTTACAAGAAAGCAAAAAACGGCAAGCTCCTTATGCTGGTGCTTTTCTTCTCAAGGATGAGCCTGGGACTGATCCTAGTGTGGTCTCAGGTTCTGAAACAGAAAAAAACATAACAGACTTAAAAGGGAAGGAGTTATTTAACCGTCTGCATGAAGTCGGTACTCTTGCCCAG ATTTCAAGCATTCAAGGAGACCACGTTGTTTTAATTGGTCATAGGCGACTTCGAATTACAGAGATG GTTGAGGAGGATCCTCTGACTGTAAAAGTTGACCATCTCAAG GACAAACCCTATAACAAGGATGATGATGTCATAAAGGCAACATCATTTGAGGTTATATCGACTTTAAGAGACGTTCTGAAGACTAGTTCCCTATGGAGGGATCATGTTCAAACATACAATCAG CATATAGGTGATTTTAATTTTCCAAGGTTAGCAGATTTTGGAGCTGCTATATCTGGTGCAAACAAGTTGCAATGTCAGGAAGTGCTTGAAGAGCTAGAT GTTTATAAACGTTTAAAGCTCACACTGGAACTAGTGAAGAAAGAGATAGAAATCAGCAAGATTCAG GAATCTATTGCAAAAGCAATTGAAGAGAAGATAAGTGGTGAGCAGCGCCGCTACTTGTTGAATGAGCAGCTTAAAGCCATAAAGAAG GAACTGGGATTGGAGGCAGATGACAAAACAGCACTTTCTG CAAAGTTCAGGGAGAGACTTGAACCAAACAGGGAAAAATGCCCACCTCATGTGTTGCAAGTTATAGAAGAAGAGCTCACAAAACTGCAGCTGTTGGAGGCCAGTTCAAGTGAATTTAATGTGACGCGTAATTACCTAGATTGGTTGACTTCCATTCCTTGGGGAAATTACAG TGATGAGAACTTTGATGTTCTTCGGGCGCAAAAGATTCTTGATGAAGATCACTATGGATTAAATGATGTAAAGGAAAGGATATTAGAATTTATTGCCGTTGGGAAACTCAGAGGAATGTCACAAG GAAAAATCATTTGTCTCTCTGGTCCACCTGGAGTGGGCAAAACCAGCATTGGTCGTTCAATTGCACGTGCCTTGAACCGTAATTTTTACCGATTCTCTGTGGGAGGGTTATCAGATGTTGCTGAAATTAAG GGGCATCGTCGAACCTACATTGGTGCTATGCCAGGAAAGATGGTACAATGCCTTAAAAATGTGGGAACAGCTAACCCCTTAGTTCTGATCGATGAGATTGACAAG TTGGGAAGGGGACATGCTGGTGATCCAGCAAGTGCTTTGTTGGAGCTTCTTGATCCAGAGCAAAATGCTAATTTTCTTGACCATTATCTTGACGTTCCAATCGACCTGTCAAag CTTCTGTTTGTTTGTACAGCAAATGTTGTGGAGAATATACCAAATCCTCTCTTGGATAGAATGGAGGTCATTTCCATAGCTGGGTATATTACTGATGAAAAAATGCACATTGCTAGAGACTATTTGGAGAAGACCACACGTGAAGCATGTGGCATCGAACCTCAACAGGTTGAAGTGACCACTGCAGCTCTTCTTGCTCTTATAGAAAATTATTGCCGAGAAGCAGGAGTTAGGAATCTCCAAAAGCACATAGAAAAGATCTACCGCAAG ATAGCTCTGCAACTTGTTAGACAAGGAGCATCAGACGAACCTGCGGTTGCTGACCAAATACAGTCTCCCACTAGTCAGATTGATCTCCCAGTTGAACCTGCAGTTCTTGAAGCTCAGGTTGTAGAGACCGATGAAGCCAAAGTAGAAGATAGTGATAAAGTAGATCAAAATGTGGTTGCTAGCAATGACCAGACTGCAACTGAATCCTTAGAGAAGGATCTCCCAGCCGAACCTGTAGTTGGTGAAGTTGAGGTTCCAGAGACTGACGAACCTATGGATTCGAAG GATACAGAAGAGACAGAGAAAATTCAGGAGAGTAAAGAAGCAAAAACAGTTGAAAAAATCTTGGTTGACGAACCAAACTTGTCTGATTTTGTTGGCAAACCTGTGTTCCATGCTGAACGCCTCTATGATCAGACTCCGGTTGGAGTTGTGATGGGTCTCGCTTGGACTGCCATGGGTGGTTCCACCTTGTATATAGAGACCACTCAGGTTGAGGAAGCAGAGGGAAAAGGAGGCCTTCATGTAACTGGTCAACTTGGAGAAGTTATGAAAGAAAGTACCCAAATTGCTCATACTGTTGCCAGAGCGATATTGATCGGTAAAGATCCAGGCAATGCCTTCTTTGCCGATTCCAAGCTTCATCTACACGTTCCTGCTGGGGCCACACCAAAAGATGGACCTAGTGCTGGTTGCACCATGATAACATCCATGCTGTCCATAGCCATGAAGAAGCCTGTCAGGAAGGATTTAGCAATGACCGGTGAAGTAACACTAACTGGGAAGATCCTTCCAATTGGCGGG GTTAAGGAGAAAACTATAGCAGCAAGGAGGGGCGGAGTGAAGACCATCATATTTCCGGCAGCCAACAGGAGGGATTTCGATGAGCTTGCCCCTAATGTAAAAGAAGGTCTTGATGTTCACTTTGTAGAGGACTACAATCAGATATTCGATTTGGCTTTCGGTGATGACCAGAACAAGGAAAAATAA
- the LOC126619485 gene encoding lon protease homolog, mitochondrial-like isoform X2 — MVLIEHLNFVAFAYVLALPLPHRPLFPGFYMPIYVKDPKLLAALQESKKRQAPYAGAFLLKDEPGTDPSVVSGSETEKNITDLKGKELFNRLHEVGTLAQISSIQGDHVVLIGHRRLRITEMVEEDPLTVKVDHLKDKPYNKDDDVIKATSFEVISTLRDVLKTSSLWRDHVQTYNQHIGDFNFPRLADFGAAISGANKLQCQEVLEELDVYKRLKLTLELVKKEIEISKIQESIAKAIEEKISGEQRRYLLNEQLKAIKKELGLEADDKTALSAKFRERLEPNREKCPPHVLQVIEEELTKLQLLEASSSEFNVTRNYLDWLTSIPWGNYSDENFDVLRAQKILDEDHYGLNDVKERILEFIAVGKLRGMSQGKIICLSGPPGVGKTSIGRSIARALNRNFYRFSVGGLSDVAEIKGHRRTYIGAMPGKMVQCLKNVGTANPLVLIDEIDKLGRGHAGDPASALLELLDPEQNANFLDHYLDVPIDLSKLLFVCTANVVENIPNPLLDRMEVISIAGYITDEKMHIARDYLEKTTREACGIEPQQVEVTTAALLALIENYCREAGVRNLQKHIEKIYRKIALQLVRQGASDEPAVADQIQSPTSQIDLPVEPAVLEAQVVETDEAKVEDSDKVDQNVVASNDQTATESLEKDLPAEPVVGEVEVPETDEPMDSKDTEETEKIQESKEAKTVEKILVDEPNLSDFVGKPVFHAERLYDQTPVGVVMGLAWTAMGGSTLYIETTQVEEAEGKGGLHVTGQLGEVMKESTQIAHTVARAILIGKDPGNAFFADSKLHLHVPAGATPKDGPSAGCTMITSMLSIAMKKPVRKDLAMTGEVTLTGKILPIGGVKEKTIAARRGGVKTIIFPAANRRDFDELAPNVKEGLDVHFVEDYNQIFDLAFGDDQNKEK; from the exons ATGGTTTTGATTGAACACTTGAACTTTGTAGCATTTGCTTAt GTTTTAGCGTTGCCATTGCCGCATCGACCGCTCTTTCCTGGGTTCTACATGCCAATTTATGTGAAG GATCCTAAGTTGTTGGCAGCTTTACAAGAAAGCAAAAAACGGCAAGCTCCTTATGCTGGTGCTTTTCTTCTCAAGGATGAGCCTGGGACTGATCCTAGTGTGGTCTCAGGTTCTGAAACAGAAAAAAACATAACAGACTTAAAAGGGAAGGAGTTATTTAACCGTCTGCATGAAGTCGGTACTCTTGCCCAG ATTTCAAGCATTCAAGGAGACCACGTTGTTTTAATTGGTCATAGGCGACTTCGAATTACAGAGATG GTTGAGGAGGATCCTCTGACTGTAAAAGTTGACCATCTCAAG GACAAACCCTATAACAAGGATGATGATGTCATAAAGGCAACATCATTTGAGGTTATATCGACTTTAAGAGACGTTCTGAAGACTAGTTCCCTATGGAGGGATCATGTTCAAACATACAATCAG CATATAGGTGATTTTAATTTTCCAAGGTTAGCAGATTTTGGAGCTGCTATATCTGGTGCAAACAAGTTGCAATGTCAGGAAGTGCTTGAAGAGCTAGAT GTTTATAAACGTTTAAAGCTCACACTGGAACTAGTGAAGAAAGAGATAGAAATCAGCAAGATTCAG GAATCTATTGCAAAAGCAATTGAAGAGAAGATAAGTGGTGAGCAGCGCCGCTACTTGTTGAATGAGCAGCTTAAAGCCATAAAGAAG GAACTGGGATTGGAGGCAGATGACAAAACAGCACTTTCTG CAAAGTTCAGGGAGAGACTTGAACCAAACAGGGAAAAATGCCCACCTCATGTGTTGCAAGTTATAGAAGAAGAGCTCACAAAACTGCAGCTGTTGGAGGCCAGTTCAAGTGAATTTAATGTGACGCGTAATTACCTAGATTGGTTGACTTCCATTCCTTGGGGAAATTACAG TGATGAGAACTTTGATGTTCTTCGGGCGCAAAAGATTCTTGATGAAGATCACTATGGATTAAATGATGTAAAGGAAAGGATATTAGAATTTATTGCCGTTGGGAAACTCAGAGGAATGTCACAAG GAAAAATCATTTGTCTCTCTGGTCCACCTGGAGTGGGCAAAACCAGCATTGGTCGTTCAATTGCACGTGCCTTGAACCGTAATTTTTACCGATTCTCTGTGGGAGGGTTATCAGATGTTGCTGAAATTAAG GGGCATCGTCGAACCTACATTGGTGCTATGCCAGGAAAGATGGTACAATGCCTTAAAAATGTGGGAACAGCTAACCCCTTAGTTCTGATCGATGAGATTGACAAG TTGGGAAGGGGACATGCTGGTGATCCAGCAAGTGCTTTGTTGGAGCTTCTTGATCCAGAGCAAAATGCTAATTTTCTTGACCATTATCTTGACGTTCCAATCGACCTGTCAAag CTTCTGTTTGTTTGTACAGCAAATGTTGTGGAGAATATACCAAATCCTCTCTTGGATAGAATGGAGGTCATTTCCATAGCTGGGTATATTACTGATGAAAAAATGCACATTGCTAGAGACTATTTGGAGAAGACCACACGTGAAGCATGTGGCATCGAACCTCAACAGGTTGAAGTGACCACTGCAGCTCTTCTTGCTCTTATAGAAAATTATTGCCGAGAAGCAGGAGTTAGGAATCTCCAAAAGCACATAGAAAAGATCTACCGCAAG ATAGCTCTGCAACTTGTTAGACAAGGAGCATCAGACGAACCTGCGGTTGCTGACCAAATACAGTCTCCCACTAGTCAGATTGATCTCCCAGTTGAACCTGCAGTTCTTGAAGCTCAGGTTGTAGAGACCGATGAAGCCAAAGTAGAAGATAGTGATAAAGTAGATCAAAATGTGGTTGCTAGCAATGACCAGACTGCAACTGAATCCTTAGAGAAGGATCTCCCAGCCGAACCTGTAGTTGGTGAAGTTGAGGTTCCAGAGACTGACGAACCTATGGATTCGAAG GATACAGAAGAGACAGAGAAAATTCAGGAGAGTAAAGAAGCAAAAACAGTTGAAAAAATCTTGGTTGACGAACCAAACTTGTCTGATTTTGTTGGCAAACCTGTGTTCCATGCTGAACGCCTCTATGATCAGACTCCGGTTGGAGTTGTGATGGGTCTCGCTTGGACTGCCATGGGTGGTTCCACCTTGTATATAGAGACCACTCAGGTTGAGGAAGCAGAGGGAAAAGGAGGCCTTCATGTAACTGGTCAACTTGGAGAAGTTATGAAAGAAAGTACCCAAATTGCTCATACTGTTGCCAGAGCGATATTGATCGGTAAAGATCCAGGCAATGCCTTCTTTGCCGATTCCAAGCTTCATCTACACGTTCCTGCTGGGGCCACACCAAAAGATGGACCTAGTGCTGGTTGCACCATGATAACATCCATGCTGTCCATAGCCATGAAGAAGCCTGTCAGGAAGGATTTAGCAATGACCGGTGAAGTAACACTAACTGGGAAGATCCTTCCAATTGGCGGG GTTAAGGAGAAAACTATAGCAGCAAGGAGGGGCGGAGTGAAGACCATCATATTTCCGGCAGCCAACAGGAGGGATTTCGATGAGCTTGCCCCTAATGTAAAAGAAGGTCTTGATGTTCACTTTGTAGAGGACTACAATCAGATATTCGATTTGGCTTTCGGTGATGACCAGAACAAGGAAAAATAA
- the LOC126619485 gene encoding lon protease homolog, mitochondrial-like isoform X3, producing MPIYVKDPKLLAALQESKKRQAPYAGAFLLKDEPGTDPSVVSGSETEKNITDLKGKELFNRLHEVGTLAQISSIQGDHVVLIGHRRLRITEMVEEDPLTVKVDHLKDKPYNKDDDVIKATSFEVISTLRDVLKTSSLWRDHVQTYNQHIGDFNFPRLADFGAAISGANKLQCQEVLEELDVYKRLKLTLELVKKEIEISKIQESIAKAIEEKISGEQRRYLLNEQLKAIKKELGLEADDKTALSAKFRERLEPNREKCPPHVLQVIEEELTKLQLLEASSSEFNVTRNYLDWLTSIPWGNYSDENFDVLRAQKILDEDHYGLNDVKERILEFIAVGKLRGMSQGKIICLSGPPGVGKTSIGRSIARALNRNFYRFSVGGLSDVAEIKGHRRTYIGAMPGKMVQCLKNVGTANPLVLIDEIDKLGRGHAGDPASALLELLDPEQNANFLDHYLDVPIDLSKLLFVCTANVVENIPNPLLDRMEVISIAGYITDEKMHIARDYLEKTTREACGIEPQQVEVTTAALLALIENYCREAGVRNLQKHIEKIYRKIALQLVRQGASDEPAVADQIQSPTSQIDLPVEPAVLEAQVVETDEAKVEDSDKVDQNVVASNDQTATESLEKDLPAEPVVGEVEVPETDEPMDSKDTEETEKIQESKEAKTVEKILVDEPNLSDFVGKPVFHAERLYDQTPVGVVMGLAWTAMGGSTLYIETTQVEEAEGKGGLHVTGQLGEVMKESTQIAHTVARAILIGKDPGNAFFADSKLHLHVPAGATPKDGPSAGCTMITSMLSIAMKKPVRKDLAMTGEVTLTGKILPIGGVKEKTIAARRGGVKTIIFPAANRRDFDELAPNVKEGLDVHFVEDYNQIFDLAFGDDQNKEK from the exons ATGCCAATTTATGTGAAG GATCCTAAGTTGTTGGCAGCTTTACAAGAAAGCAAAAAACGGCAAGCTCCTTATGCTGGTGCTTTTCTTCTCAAGGATGAGCCTGGGACTGATCCTAGTGTGGTCTCAGGTTCTGAAACAGAAAAAAACATAACAGACTTAAAAGGGAAGGAGTTATTTAACCGTCTGCATGAAGTCGGTACTCTTGCCCAG ATTTCAAGCATTCAAGGAGACCACGTTGTTTTAATTGGTCATAGGCGACTTCGAATTACAGAGATG GTTGAGGAGGATCCTCTGACTGTAAAAGTTGACCATCTCAAG GACAAACCCTATAACAAGGATGATGATGTCATAAAGGCAACATCATTTGAGGTTATATCGACTTTAAGAGACGTTCTGAAGACTAGTTCCCTATGGAGGGATCATGTTCAAACATACAATCAG CATATAGGTGATTTTAATTTTCCAAGGTTAGCAGATTTTGGAGCTGCTATATCTGGTGCAAACAAGTTGCAATGTCAGGAAGTGCTTGAAGAGCTAGAT GTTTATAAACGTTTAAAGCTCACACTGGAACTAGTGAAGAAAGAGATAGAAATCAGCAAGATTCAG GAATCTATTGCAAAAGCAATTGAAGAGAAGATAAGTGGTGAGCAGCGCCGCTACTTGTTGAATGAGCAGCTTAAAGCCATAAAGAAG GAACTGGGATTGGAGGCAGATGACAAAACAGCACTTTCTG CAAAGTTCAGGGAGAGACTTGAACCAAACAGGGAAAAATGCCCACCTCATGTGTTGCAAGTTATAGAAGAAGAGCTCACAAAACTGCAGCTGTTGGAGGCCAGTTCAAGTGAATTTAATGTGACGCGTAATTACCTAGATTGGTTGACTTCCATTCCTTGGGGAAATTACAG TGATGAGAACTTTGATGTTCTTCGGGCGCAAAAGATTCTTGATGAAGATCACTATGGATTAAATGATGTAAAGGAAAGGATATTAGAATTTATTGCCGTTGGGAAACTCAGAGGAATGTCACAAG GAAAAATCATTTGTCTCTCTGGTCCACCTGGAGTGGGCAAAACCAGCATTGGTCGTTCAATTGCACGTGCCTTGAACCGTAATTTTTACCGATTCTCTGTGGGAGGGTTATCAGATGTTGCTGAAATTAAG GGGCATCGTCGAACCTACATTGGTGCTATGCCAGGAAAGATGGTACAATGCCTTAAAAATGTGGGAACAGCTAACCCCTTAGTTCTGATCGATGAGATTGACAAG TTGGGAAGGGGACATGCTGGTGATCCAGCAAGTGCTTTGTTGGAGCTTCTTGATCCAGAGCAAAATGCTAATTTTCTTGACCATTATCTTGACGTTCCAATCGACCTGTCAAag CTTCTGTTTGTTTGTACAGCAAATGTTGTGGAGAATATACCAAATCCTCTCTTGGATAGAATGGAGGTCATTTCCATAGCTGGGTATATTACTGATGAAAAAATGCACATTGCTAGAGACTATTTGGAGAAGACCACACGTGAAGCATGTGGCATCGAACCTCAACAGGTTGAAGTGACCACTGCAGCTCTTCTTGCTCTTATAGAAAATTATTGCCGAGAAGCAGGAGTTAGGAATCTCCAAAAGCACATAGAAAAGATCTACCGCAAG ATAGCTCTGCAACTTGTTAGACAAGGAGCATCAGACGAACCTGCGGTTGCTGACCAAATACAGTCTCCCACTAGTCAGATTGATCTCCCAGTTGAACCTGCAGTTCTTGAAGCTCAGGTTGTAGAGACCGATGAAGCCAAAGTAGAAGATAGTGATAAAGTAGATCAAAATGTGGTTGCTAGCAATGACCAGACTGCAACTGAATCCTTAGAGAAGGATCTCCCAGCCGAACCTGTAGTTGGTGAAGTTGAGGTTCCAGAGACTGACGAACCTATGGATTCGAAG GATACAGAAGAGACAGAGAAAATTCAGGAGAGTAAAGAAGCAAAAACAGTTGAAAAAATCTTGGTTGACGAACCAAACTTGTCTGATTTTGTTGGCAAACCTGTGTTCCATGCTGAACGCCTCTATGATCAGACTCCGGTTGGAGTTGTGATGGGTCTCGCTTGGACTGCCATGGGTGGTTCCACCTTGTATATAGAGACCACTCAGGTTGAGGAAGCAGAGGGAAAAGGAGGCCTTCATGTAACTGGTCAACTTGGAGAAGTTATGAAAGAAAGTACCCAAATTGCTCATACTGTTGCCAGAGCGATATTGATCGGTAAAGATCCAGGCAATGCCTTCTTTGCCGATTCCAAGCTTCATCTACACGTTCCTGCTGGGGCCACACCAAAAGATGGACCTAGTGCTGGTTGCACCATGATAACATCCATGCTGTCCATAGCCATGAAGAAGCCTGTCAGGAAGGATTTAGCAATGACCGGTGAAGTAACACTAACTGGGAAGATCCTTCCAATTGGCGGG GTTAAGGAGAAAACTATAGCAGCAAGGAGGGGCGGAGTGAAGACCATCATATTTCCGGCAGCCAACAGGAGGGATTTCGATGAGCTTGCCCCTAATGTAAAAGAAGGTCTTGATGTTCACTTTGTAGAGGACTACAATCAGATATTCGATTTGGCTTTCGGTGATGACCAGAACAAGGAAAAATAA